The DNA region AAAGTAGACCTGGACAAGGCGGCGCTGCACGGCATCTCCGCCAAGGATGTGACCCGCACGGTGGAGATCGGGCTGGGCGGAAGCGTGGTCGGCCTGCTGCATGCGCCCGAGGCACGCGAAGACGTTCCCATCGAAGTGCGCTTGAGCCGCGCTGGACGCTCGGGCGTGGAGACACTGGGTTCCCTGCGCCTGCCCACGCGTGAAGGCGGATCGGTTTCGTTGGCCGAGGTCACGAGCACGGAGAAGAAGGCCCTGGAACCCACGGTCTATCGCAAGAACATGCGGCCGGTGGTGTACGTCACGGGGGACCTGGCAGGCGCGGAAGAGAGCCCGGTGTATGCCATCCTCACCATGCGACGCGCGATCGCCGCGCTGAAAATACCCGAAGGCTACGAGATCGCGCAGTACTCCAGCGTCCTGCCCGAGCGTTCCGACCGCTACGCCATGAAGTGGGACGGCGAGTGGCACATCACCTATGAGGTCTTCCGCGACCTGGGCCTGGCGTTTGCCGCGGTGCTGGTGCTCATCTACGTGCTAGTGGTGGGGTGGTTCCACTCCTTCCGCACGCCGCTGGTCATCATGGCGCCCATCCCGTTGACGTTAGTGGGCATCCTGCCGGCGCATGCGCTGATGGGCGCGTTCTTCACCGCCACCTCGATGATAGGCTTCATCGCCGGCGCTGGCATCATCGTGCGCAATTCCATCATCCTGGTGGACTTCATCGAGCTGCGCCGCCGCCAGGGAATGCCGCTGGAAGAGGCCGTGGTGGACGCGGGCGCCGTGCGCTTCCGACCCATGCTCCTCACCGCCGCCGCGGTGGTGGTGGGCGCAAGCGTCATCCTGTTCGATCCCATTTTCCAGGGGCTGGCGATTTCGCTCATGGCGGGCGAGGTCGCTTCCACCCTGCTTTCCCGCATGGCCGTGCCCGTGCTCTATTACATGAGCCAACGCGGCCACGCGGCGGAACTCTCTGCCGATTAGGAGGAGATTATGACCGTGAATGCAGGTTTGCGGGCCGTTGCCGGGACCTTCGTTCTGCTTTCCCTCGCGCTGGGCTACTGGGTAAGCCCCTACTTCTTCCTGTTCACCGCGTTCGTAGGGCTGAACCTCTTGCAGTCAGGCTTCACCAACTGGTGCCCCATGATGACCATCCTGCGCAAGCTGGGGATGCCGGAGGTCTGCTCGCCCAAGGCCACGGCGGTGAAGTAGGCCGGGAACGCTCTTCGGCGAATCAGATCGGTTCGCCATAGCGGCGCAGGTGGGCCGCGCCGGCGAGGAACCCCGCCGTGAGTGCCAGCCCGATCCACAGACCGGGGCTCACCAGGAACTGGCCCGGTTGGAAGTGCATCATCGGATCCATGGAGAGGCTGCTGGCCATGAAGTTGTCGCCCCCGGCCCCCCCGAGCAGGCGGTGCACCAGCATCGTGCCGAAATACGAAGTGTTGAACGCGATCTTCTCGAAGGCGGCGATCGCCAGAGGTGGCAACGCAGCCCACAAGAACGGCGCGCGCCGCGCCCAGGCCGAGACCAGCAGCAGGTATCCGTAGACGGGCGCGTACCAGAGGCCGTGACCGGTCAGCAAGTGATAGAGCAGCAGCGGCCACGTCTGGAACAGCGGCGTGTGGGCCCATAGGGTCGTGACACTCAGACCGCTTCCCAGCAGGACGGCGCTGCTCACCAGCAGCATGATCCATTGCGTCATGGCCGCGGTCGCAAAGGCCACCAGGGGAAGTATCAGTACCGGCGTGATCATCTTCGAGAGTACGGTCTCCAGGTCGGAGAGCGGCAGCGACTTCCAGAAGAGGATGCTGCGATCCCGCCGTTCCCCGTACAGCGCGTCGAGACAGTAGAACGTGCCGACGGCCAGAGTGGTCAGCATCATCAAGCCCGCTACCAACAGGTACGGCTGCGCGATCAACTCGTAATGC from Terriglobales bacterium includes:
- a CDS encoding DUF2892 domain-containing protein, producing MTVNAGLRAVAGTFVLLSLALGYWVSPYFFLFTAFVGLNLLQSGFTNWCPMMTILRKLGMPEVCSPKATAVK